Within Sorghum bicolor cultivar BTx623 chromosome 2, Sorghum_bicolor_NCBIv3, whole genome shotgun sequence, the genomic segment AAACCGGTTTCTATTGGGTCAGCCCCTTGAAAACTTGCGTTCTTCATCTGATCTCCAAATTAGATGATCCAcatatatgttttttttgttCGATGAGAGCCCATTATGCCTTTTGACAAAGAGTAGGTTAGAACTTCCTATGTACATCGGAACTTCTCGAAACTTCTGATGTAGAGGTGAGCTTAAGTTTGCAAATGATTAGAGGATTTACAGATGATTAGAGGATGCTCCCGTTCCAAACTTCCTTCCTTCCGTTGCTTCATGGCGTTTTTGCAACATTTTATTAGAGAAGTTTGATTTATGGTAAGATCATTATGAAGGATTAGTAGACAGCACTCAGGTTCTCAAAAATGTACTTTTTTATCTAAAAAGCAAAAGGAAGCATAATGTAATTATCTATTTccctttgttttttttctttggggagagttattttatttatattatacATATATGCGTGGCCTCTCAAAATACGTTCACCCAAATCAGACAGGCTGGCAGCACGAGCCCAAAGCAAGCAGCTACGCTGATTCTGAACGCCACTCTCCCTCTGTCCTTCCTCAGCAGCATCGCTTCGTATACTGGGACGTTGACGGCCGCCAGCGCTCCACAGAGCACAATCTGAAGGCAAAACTCGCTCAGGCAGCTCGCGCTGCCGCAGCCACTCGCCAGGACGCGGCTCAGCCCGCCGGCCAGGCACACGAGGCTGAGCAACGCGGTCGCCGCGACGATCACGAGCTCGGGGGACGAAGTCGACGAGGCCCCAAACTCCATGAGCTCTTGCTCGTATCTCCTCGACTGGTCTTCATCATCACTTACTTTTGGGGTGACTGCGAACGCCATGGCCGATAGTCCGAGCAGCCTCGAGACGGTGTCGACCATGGCGAAGAGGTAGGACGTCGTCCGTCTGATGATCCACATCCTCTGCCCGTTCCACCACCCTCTCAGCGTGACCCCGGAGCTCAGTGCCTCGTAGAGGCTGTACATGTACGTCGCCGCTGACACGTAGACGAACGGGATGCTCCATGGACTTGTAATCTGGAATGACATCGTCATCAGTGAGCATCAGAACAAAATTAAGCTTGAGGAGGCAAACTAATTAAGCATCAGAATCACCGTACCTCCGGGAATACAGGGATGCCCTTGAGGAGGCCAAGTGATGGGACGATGGCGTAGTACAGCGTAGGCAACGAGCTTGGAGCCCATAGACCGTAGATGCAGTAAGCGAGCTGCAGTGGCAGCTGGATCTTTCCATGCCCAAACAGCACCGAGCAGTACCGCGACAGCAGAATGGAGAAGTTGCCCTCGCCGAACCTCCTGTGCTGCAGCAGCGTCTGAGCAAGCGTCGTCGGAGCGAGGCCCAGGAACGCCTTCCTCTGCGGGTTGAAATAGACCGACGCCCACCCTCTGCACTGGATCGCCAACCCGGTGACGACGTCCTCCACCGGGCAACCGTATTTTACGCCCACCTCACGCCCCCACTGCGTGTTGCCTGCCTCGTAGGCGCAGGTCGCTACAGACTTGGCTTGCTCTTGGATCTCGTCGATGTTTTGTTGTTGAGGTTTTGCTGCTGTGATCCCTGTGTCGTCCCAGTCTTGCTTGTAATCTTCAGTGAAGCTTCTTCCACAGAGGACTTCCCTTCTGTGGAAGCATCCAGTACCGATATACGCAGGGCCGCCCACACCGTCCATTCCACATAGCTCTACCTTCAGATTTTTGACAGTGAAATGATGTACTTCAGTTTGTACATATGTCAAGGTTCAGAAGTCATGTCgtagttgtaggtaactttaaaATTGCATGCATGTAACTTGTTTGGGTACACTGACCTCGTTGATGACATTGAGGGAGTTACCATATATGTCGTTCTTGGTCAAGTTGGTGTAGTTCTGAGGGTACTGCACAAACCCAACCTTGTGGCCCATTTCTTCATCCATGAAGAAACACAGTGCATCTCTGATCGAATCGCTGTTGTTGGAGTAGACATCGCAGTCCACGTTCAGGATGATAGGGCTGTTGCTTATCACCGATGACACCCTTATCTGAATTTCAGTAGAACATATATAGAAATGTTCAGTGGTGAGAAGATCAGGATGACAGTTATACTCTTCATCACGTTATGTCTGGACTGGATTGGTATATATATTGATGTCTGTTAGCCTTAATATTATATATTAAGATGGCAGTTGTGCTTATTTTAAGGACTAGGATAGTATTATTGGTAGCTATATATCTTTTTTGAGGAAAGGGTAGCTATATATCTTGGTACTATAGACGATACGAAACATATACTGATCGGGTGTTCATGATAATTAAAAATGTGAAGCGCATGCATTCCGGAGTAAAAGACTGATGACGTGAGTGCACCAGAGCGTTCATCGCCCCAGCCTTGAAGTTATGGTGATAGTGAGGCCTCTTCTCGCGCGCCATGTACACCAATGTGGGTAGCATGCTTCCTCCGTTGTCAACTACGCTCCGATCCTTCCCATCAATCAAAACCTATCAGGGATTCAAATGTTAGGCTCGGCCGGAGTGCATCTCATGAGTCATGACACCAAAAAAAAAGTATATTAGATGTTGGTGACTCAAAAGttaagagtctttatttttgtaaTAATGAGTTTTTTTGGAACAGAAAGAACACAACCTATATATAGGCTAGAACTACCAGCAGGCTTGACAAAATATGAAAATAGACCACCTGAACAATCGGCTGGTGATTTAGCGAGGTAACTTCTGAAGAATCCCACTCGTAAAATCCCCTATGCATTGCTTTGATTTCTTCAGGAACCTTGGCCAGCATGACCGCAGAGTCGATGCGCTCGGTCATTTCCATGTACGACTCCTGCATGCTCATCGACAAAGAACACATGGATCAGTAGAGTGTCGATGCAGCAGCCCCCAGTCCCTCACGAATGATTAGCTAGCTCCATCAATTACTCCAACGTACTGCTAGAATTCAGTGCTGCAGCAAATGCACTACTGCACGTACAGCCGCCATTACTGCAAACCGGCCGGCCTCTGCCTGCCTGCTGTCATGCTGTGGGAAGGAACAACGACCGATCTCCagatgaaatgaaatgaaagCATGCGTATTTATACTCCTAGTATTTATTTACCTTGACTAGTGACCATTCTTGGTCGTCGCTGCACAACAACGACGCACCAGCACGAAGCTTATCATCGTCGGTCTCCGAGAAGTATGCGGCCGGTGACCTCGGCTCGACGCTGTGTCTCCTGCAGAAGGGCAGCCAGAGCTTGGCGAACCGGGACGCCTCCCACAGAGCGTAGAACGTGAGGGCCGAGCAGCCGTCGTCGGAGAGGTAGACGCTCAGCTTGTCAGCCGGGTAGCTGTACGCCATGACCGAGAGCACCGCGGAGACTACCAAGATTGGCGGCTCCGACCGCGGGTCCGCGGTGCAGACGAAGATGTCCACGCAAGGGACCTTGTCGCCGTGCCTGCTAGGTAGCCATGCCCATGCAGGTAGCTACATTACGTTAGAGAACCTAGCTAGTAGCAACAATATGTCATTTAATTTATATGAACTCCTTGAGCAACCACACGGAAATTGAACTATTCGGATGTCCCTTTTATGCTTTCAGTCAAAAGtcaaaacaaacactgtccaTGTCAAACAAGgcaattcatttatatatgaGGAAATCTTCTTTAATTTGTGTATCATTTGAGACGAAGGACCACATTTTTAAATGGGAGCCGGAAGTAGGTCGGCAATTATTAGGAGGCGTACCTATTCGCTTGAACTTATCTAGCTCTCGCAACAAATTATTATCAGCAGCATCAGTCGCTTTTACGGCCAGCCAAACACAGATGCAGCAGGTTATTTTCCTACCATCCATAGTGCATTTTAGTTATTTTAGTCGTAAAAGGCCAGCCTTGGTGAAAGTTTTATGAGAGTTTCAAGCTGACAGAGCATAATATAGATGAAGAGAGATGGTAAAACTTTCAGGGCTATCATAATACTAGAAATCACAAGTAGTTTCTATCGCTATTAATTTACATAAGCATTATACATAGAAGTTATGTTTTTAGTGAGTAGTTTCAACAAAATAATACAATCATATCTTTTGTCCCTCATTTATCTTTCACAACTCTTTATGTCTTGGTTCTCATATAGACATAGTTTCTTATTAAGaaattattctctctctctctcttaattACAGTGTCACGTCATCTTTTTTGCATAGTTAATTTATGGGAGTTTCATCCTCCTTGGTGGGAGTTTCACGAGAGTTTTATAACATTAAATAAGCTGACATGGCGTAGTATAGATAAGAGGAAGATGATAAAAGTTTCATGGAACGAAATGAGTTTCATGTGGATAAAACTTATCTACATTTTTTTAACGCATGGGTCTCTTGGAAACAATGACATCAAACCCCTACTAAGACTAGCCAAATATGTCGAAGGACTTTGTGTATTGTATAGGAACAAGTAACATAAAGGTTCAGAGCTAGCTGTTTCCATGGGTGGTTGATGTTTTCAACCATCCTTATAAATCAATCTCTAGGGATTCTCTGTTAGTTGAAGCCCTCTAAATGCATATGTAGAGGTAACTTTTGATCCAACTGCCTCTTAAAAGGTCAGACGGTCAATATATCTAGGTTTTCGTGTTTGATGGTACAAGTGGTTGTAACTAATGTATATTTTGCAGCAAACAATCACATGTGAGTTAGTAACAACTGAATTTCCACAAGTGTCAGACTTGTTTGATGGATATCGAATGGTGCAAAGGACGTTCGTGAAGACTAACAGAGACATTCGTTCTAATATATGTTATTAGGGTATTGTTTTTTCTTTAGTCATATAACTAAGGGGGGCTCCAAGGCACTCATCATGAGTGAGTTCGAGCGAGAGCATTTCAATGCACAGGAGTCTTAACTCTTAATCAAGTTCGAGGCATTAAGTGATCTCATTGAATTAGTTTTAAGTTAAGGATCTTAAATAAGTTGAATTGGTCAAGATCAGACTCAAAATAGGCTTAAAACACATTGGAATGTGCACCGAACGATTATGGTGATACCCAACAGATCATCCGGTGGAACTATACTCGAGGCAGTAATGACTTATCCTTAGTAACTTAGTGGTCACCGGATGATCTGGTATGTCTTTGTGACACCCGACATGTCATTCAATGAGGCTTAGCCCTTTGGTTGGTGCACAAGTGGCCATCCCATTGATGTGCATCGTGTGATCTGATGTTAATTGTGTGACACCTTAGCGGATCCTCCGGTGAAGCCTAACTTGACTTTGGTGGCAAGTAATCCAGTTAATTGGATTATGACGTGTGATCTATGTGACTGTCTCATTCCAAATGGATCATCCATTGGGACAAGCTTGATGTTGTGACATGTTGATGAACTGTCGAACTATGTCATTGTCGTATGATCTAGTGGAGACTTTGTGACTCCTAGCGTATCATCTAGTGGACAATATTCCAACACAACATCACAGTATGATATGGTGTAGGCAGAGGAGGCTAATGGATCATTCGGTGGTGTGTTTGGGTCTATCTTGTGTTTTCAACTCCTTCACCCTCTATAATTAAGGAATTGTCTCTCTCAGTGATTGTCATCACATAACGACTCAGTGGAGGACTTGGTGACCTTTCTTGGTAAAGTTCTTGTTGAGAGGGCTCAAAAAGGTGTGCATGGTTTGAAATCCACCATTCTGGAGTGAATTGGTATTTACTAGTGAAGGGGATCTTAACCAAGTGTTGGTAACTATTTGAATGCTCCAACATGGACTAGGGGGTTGTGATAACAATCTGATACCATAGGAAAAATCTAGTTGCCTCTTTGTCTATCATTTGTTTCTTGCATTATTTCTTGCCTTGCTTGTTTATGTGTAACTTCCTTTGAGTGACAACTAGGATTGCATTGTAGGTGTGCTTAGCATAGATATACTTCTTGCTCGATCTTAAGGACTTCTATCTTAATGTGATCATGAGCTGCCCATTAGTTATTTATCTCGTAGGTTGTATCAAATGTTGAGTGAACAACTTGATACATTTGGTTACTTTGTTTCTTTAGTTACCTTGCTAAGAACTTGACTAGCTTGATGGCCCTAGAGACCACTTAGTATGCTTTTGTAGAAATCTTAGGAACCAGGTGCTAGGGGATTTAGAATTTTTTTAGGTCTCAATTCAAAATTACGCTCTTAGACTATTCGGTCCTTTCAATTGactctaaaaagttttttggaCCAAAAAGCAACAAAACCAAAACAAATTGAAGGTGAAATGGCCTGATGTTTCGAATCGGCACTAAGCTGATGAACAAATTAAAGTTTCTATAAACTACCTTGGGGCAAGCTTCAAATTTAAAATCTTGGACTTGAGTGCTCGCTATTGGAGCTTCTATTGctctttatttttctttattatCTTTGCCCCTAGGGAGCTTATGTTACTCCCTTCCACTCTATTGGGGTAGTAAACCTTTGTAACATCACTGCCTATTGGTAATGATTTTTTATGCTTCTAAAAATGATAATTTTAACATATATTGTGCATAAGTTGGTAATTTAATTAGAAACACATGTATAGATATTTTGTGGTGTTTTTTAAAATTTAGATGCAAAGTGATGAGTGGATGTGAAGGGACACCTCAATATTTGTGATGGAATGCTTTGGTTGTTATTTAATGGATGTGAGGAAGACTAGATGGATGACGTGGCTTCACAAAATTATAGCAATAGTAGATATAATATTCTCTAATATTCAATGATACCTACCATGCTAAATGCAAAGGGTAAGATCGTACGTGATGAATATTTTGAGTGACATTTTGATTGCACGCGACTTTAAACATCAGGACCCAGGCAACAAAAAGATTAAGTGCGACGAAAGGAAGAGTGACATTCTGATCTCAGCAACAAGACTGTGCACTCCACACTACTCCACTACACATGATCTGAAATAAACCATAACTCCATTTCCACTGTGATCATTGGAGCATTTTTACTTGTTTCGGAAATACACACCAGAGGGCAATTTAAGTATCTTTGTATCGAATAAAAGCGAGTAAATTTAAAAACTTATTAGGCCTCCTTTGGTTCATAGGAAAAATGGAGGAAAAACATAGGACTGTAAATCCTAATCTTATAGAAACTGCAAATATTCATGTCTTTGGTTCATAGGAATGGAGTATATAGGAATAGTGTACGAGATTTTCCTTTGACTGCTACTTTGAAAGAAAACTATAGAAAATTTAGCATCCACTCAAACCTTTTTTGTAAAGCTACATGTTTATTGCAAGAATAATCATGAGAACTgaagttgtactgtatgtcaaAATAGTATAGGGTTTGAAATTTAGTACCTTCATCCTAGGAAGTTTGCTCTGCTTTTACTCTaagtcaaactattttaaacTTAATAAAACTATAAACaaaattattaatatttatgatatcaaacaGATATATAATGAACATATGTACTACTAATTAAATTTAATTAGTAGTACAAATAGTAGTAATCTTTGATACTACTATTTATTAACATTTGTACTACTAATTAAATAAGAATCACTGGCGTATTCTTTTGTATACAAACTTCAATTCAACTCTAAATAATTAGTTTAATTTAGAATAAAACTAAAATGTTAAAAAAGTCCAAACAGATGTATTACTTGATAATCTTGTGAATGAAGTataagaagaacaaaagaaaacaacTTAAAAGAAAGGGAAAAAACCACGGCTTCATCTCATATCTTTTCACAGGCCCGGATCGTTTTTTTTTATTGCGAAATTCTATGACCGCTCCAGCGtgttataggccttgtttagttggcaaaaattttggattttgggtactgtagcactttcgtttgtttgtggcaaatattgtccaatcatagactaattagggtcaaaagattcatctcgcaatttacaaacaaactgtataattagtttttgttttcgtctaaatttaatactccatgcatatagtgcaaaattcgatgtgaccggAAATCACTAGACAATATCAATCCGACACGCATGATGATCAAGTTTTGCTTTGACCAGCCCACCTCCAACTCGATCTCATCGCAACTTGCGACTGCCAGATCGATCTCTGGGTATTTTCGATGGGATTTAATTATTCCGGTCCGGTCTACCTAACACGCAACCGCGCTGCACAGTGACGCCGCCGGCCGGTCGCCGGCGACGACACCAACTCGATCGATCAGATCGTGCAGCGTTCCTTCGACGGCCATGCAACCAAACTACCCCGTCCTAGCTAGGCTCATCATCCGATCCGACATgatttttgccgatgcactgtgGGGCACAAGCCGTGCACACGGTAGGACGACGACATGAAGCgcacgccggccggccggcggatGTGATCACTGTGATCAAGTGCACAACTTGtgtggagaaaaaaaaaagaagtattGACAACGAGCGAGCGAGCTAAGTGCAAGACGGTCAGACCTGGCGGCGAGCCTGTCCCTGAaggcgcggcggcggacgggGCGCCACCGCACGGACTGCGCGACGACCCAGCAGAGGCCGAACCACAGCTCCGCCGCGAGCATCCCCAGCCACAGCCACGCCTGGCTGCCTgcttcgccggcggcggcggacctTCTCAGCACGCCGGCCGCCCGGCAGTAGAGCACCAGGCATATCCCCACGGACACCGTGACGGCGTAGACCCCGTACAGCGCCCTCGCCCTGAACCCGACACTCTCGGTGGCGAACAGCCTCGCCATGTCTCACGAGTCTGAGTCTCTGTCGGTTTTGGTTCTAGCCTGACGCCTGAGTGGGCGGCTGCTATGAGCTACTGTATGACCGATTGACCATGGCGTAGGTATACTCGATCGACACATCCACGCCAATAAATAATAAGCCGCATTGCCATGCGTCATTTTAAGACAATAAACACCACCCCCGCGATGACTAAGGGCATGCATTCCTGGAACCGCCTGGAATATTTCCAGCCCAGTACAAAATATTAAATGGTTTCAGGTCCGAAATAGTTCCACGCTGTTCCAGCCCAGAAACGAACGGGCCCTAAGGTGTCGCACCCAAGCTGAAACAAAATATGTTTCGTCAAAAAAAAGCTGAAACGAAATCAAGTGGGACCCGTATTTATAAATGAATTGAAAAAACAGATCAACTCTTTATGTCCTACACGCTGGCAACGTGGGCTTATTTGGATCCTCTAAATTTTAGACTATTTTAACTCTTACGACTTTATAAACACGTGATCTCAAATTGTACCTAAAGTTAGCCACCTCATAAAAAAACATTAGTTCATTAGACCACTAAAATGAATTAAAGTGGTCTAAAGTTTAGCCTTTAACTCTTAACAAACTAAACTTTAGACCATTGAACCCAAATAGGGCCTTAGTCTTACTTGCAAATGtgctcatatgcatgctataatAGGATTCAATACGCCTTGGATTGACTCCTTCAATGACCGTTAACAACATTGTGGTAATTTAGTCTTACTAGCAaacgtgtttgtgctctataacGAGATACAATGCATCTAAGAATTGGATTTTGTATCATCACTAGAACTAGGTCGTCCTAACTCGTATGAGTACAGATTGTGAATTTGGATCACATAAGGGATATGAAGGGCGCATGGGCATTTTGGAAAATTAAAAAAGGATCGTTGGAAGAATGCCTTATCCCTTCACTCTTTACTATTAGGAGGTATATATTCTCTCTTTAACTCTAGGTAGATTTTGCCAAGTGATATCAATCATAGGTAATGTCATTTCACACCATAAACACTAAAATATATGAGGTATGATTATAAAGTATGGATCTTTACTATGACACATCACATCTATtataatatttatttatatgattTTATTATAGAGAAAGGGGTGTGCATTGACTTTTTTGCCCTCGCCTTCATCTTCTTCCTTCTAGTGACATGGATgtgttcctctctctctctctctctctctctacgtCCACCTCCCTCCCACCCTAGGTTTGATGGAGTTACAGCAATGACAACGAGGGGGAGGACAACGACAACGCCGGAGGTCAGGACCCCTCATACATGAAGGAAGAGAAGGAGCCCGACGCTGGGAGAGAAGAAGATTTAAGGATGGGGTCCGATTAGCTAAAAGTCATGAAGTTAGTGAGATCTGCACGGGTCGAGGACCAAAGTGTCATGGTCGCACCAAAGGTTTATGACCTTGTTGGCCTTGGAGACGTGTTATCACTCGACAACTGGAACACCTTGCTCAACAAGGACGAGCAGCTTTGCCTCATCGCCTTGTTACCTAACTCTATCTCAGAAGGCAGAGCTACCATCACTCTATCTGGAAGGCAAAGTCACCATCCTCTGCCCTTCAATCACCTAGTGGCGACAAATATGGAGGTAAGGGTTTGGTGGTACAAGGATGGATAAGAGCTAGGGAAGGGAGAAGAAGGGGTGAGCATGGTAAGGAGGTGGAGTAGTGGATGAGGATGAGAGGGATGCATCCACGCCACTAGGATGAAGAAAGAAAGATGAAAGAAAGGGCAAAAAAGTCAATTCACACCCCTTCTTTCTCCTAAAATCATACTCCCCCCCTTTCaaaattataagtcgctttgactTTTTGGTTCATTCATTTATAGAGGTAAGGGTTGGATGGTATAAGGACGAGGAAGAGGGAAGGGGGAGAAGGGGTGAGTGTGGTAAGGAGGTGGAGTAGTGGATGAGAAAGAGAGGAATGAGAGGGATGCGTCCACACCACTAGGACgaagaaggaagaagatgaAAGAAAGGGCAAAAAAGTCAATTCACACCCCCTTCTCTGTCCTAAAATCATATTCCCTCCGTTCGATACTATAAGtcattttgacttttttttggtTCATCCATTTTGTAAAGTATTTAGAAATATTAtttatctagatacatagcaaaataGATTTATCAAATAAGTCAAAGCaagttataatttggaacggagggagtattatcgAATTATAATCATTGTGAACTGTTGGAGCAAAGATCCATAGGTTTATAACGGTACCTATTATATTTTAGTGCTTGCGGTGTGAAATTACCAATACCATGTATGTTTGATGGTGTGTGGCAAAAAAATTGTCCAGACATTGGACGGCATGAGTTGCAGGTCCTTACCACTTCCCATACACAATACTCATTTCCTCCTCTAGATCACCATATAGATTATTTTTAAAAGGAAAATGAAGTCTTCAatagttttaaaaaataattccaGATATCGCCGCCTGTTCATTTATGCTGAGCACTAAATTGTAGCTGCAGAAGGGGTCCTACGTTTTTCAGTATTATTGGTGCATAATTTGTGAATAGTATCTTCAATCGGTCAGTCTTGTCAATTTTTTCCTTTGCTGCCAAGCAATACTTTTCAGAAGTACTAATCCGTACTTCTTGCATTTTTTTCCCTATGCATGCTAGGTGCTAAGCAGTATGCTGCGTACAGTGGATCTGGTTATTCAATGATACTTCCAATAGTTTGGATTTCGGACACATGCCAAATCCATTGCATAAACTATACTTTGAAAAATACTTCTACAAACTCATAAACTTATGGAATGTCTAATATATTTCAATAGAAACTTGTGGTCAGATGCATACATTGGAGAATAATAGTGTCCAAAACTGAGTACTTTTGCCTAGAAAgagtacatttttgcattttgcATCATCAATGTATCTATATTCTTTATTCTCTCGGTCTATCTCCAAGAGGCCGGATGAAGCAGTTGTTTACCATGGTGAACCGAATTTCAGACCAAGGGTCGGGGCTTCACTCTCAGACTGCCGTCATAGTGGCCGTAATATCCGTAGGGTCATCGATGTATAATGCATTCAGATTCAGAGAAACCATGAAGCAGATACAAAGGGTGTTTCAGATTCTTCTGAATCATTTTTGCTTGGTAGTTTCTTCTGCTCTAGTAAAAGAATCTGCGATTACATCAGTAGCCCAATCCTTGACATCCTCCTACAGGTAAAGAATACAAATATCAGTAATAAAACATGCTAAGAGTAAGAGGTTCTTCAAGACATAAATTGATTACATGAGGATCCCATGAAATATCTAAACCTAAATGTGGGAAGTACTATGGCACAAGCTGTTGAATAACTGAACATGCAAACCATATAATTTCAGCATTGGGATAAATGGTGAAAAAAATAGTGGAACATATCAGAGGTGACAATGCCATAAATCATCCAAGAGTATCATGCaaaacttcatttcagaaaCTGACGATGAGAAATGTCTACTAACCAGCCGCACTGGCTCCCCAGTTCTTATACGGGCATGTGGACGAGCTAACTTTGATTCAAAAGGGGTCCTTGGCCTGACTTCTTGGACCTCCTCCCATTCTTCACGAGTCAGCATCCTTACTTTTCCTTGATCAGGGTGGCTATTCTTTATCTTGCGCTCTCTCCTTTCTTGATCCGTAGCTTCATGTTCCTTTCCACAGAAAGGGAAAATAAGATTCATAACATGATTTTGATATCCTAAAAAACattgaaa encodes:
- the LOC8055827 gene encoding cellulose synthase-like protein E6 — its product is MARLFATESVGFRARALYGVYAVTVSVGICLVLYCRAAGVLRRSAAAGEAGSQAWLWLGMLAAELWFGLCWVVAQSVRWRPVRRRAFRDRLAARHGDKVPCVDIFVCTADPRSEPPILVVSAVLSVMAYSYPADKLSVYLSDDGCSALTFYALWEASRFAKLWLPFCRRHSVEPRSPAAYFSETDDDKLRAGASLLCSDDQEWSLVKESYMEMTERIDSAVMLAKVPEEIKAMHRGFYEWDSSEVTSLNHQPIVQVLIDGKDRSVVDNGGSMLPTLVYMAREKRPHYHHNFKAGAMNALIRVSSVISNSPIILNVDCDVYSNNSDSIRDALCFFMDEEMGHKVGFVQYPQNYTNLTKNDIYGNSLNVINEVELCGMDGVGGPAYIGTGCFHRREVLCGRSFTEDYKQDWDDTGITAAKPQQQNIDEIQEQAKSVATCAYEAGNTQWGREVGVKYGCPVEDVVTGLAIQCRGWASVYFNPQRKAFLGLAPTTLAQTLLQHRRFGEGNFSILLSRYCSVLFGHGKIQLPLQLAYCIYGLWAPSSLPTLYYAIVPSLGLLKGIPVFPEITSPWSIPFVYVSAATYMYSLYEALSSGVTLRGWWNGQRMWIIRRTTSYLFAMVDTVSRLLGLSAMAFAVTPKVSDDEDQSRRYEQELMEFGASSTSSPELVIVAATALLSLVCLAGGLSRVLASGCGSASCLSEFCLQIVLCGALAAVNVPVYEAMLLRKDRGRVAFRISVAACFGLVLPACLIWVNVF
- the LOC8063750 gene encoding uncharacterized protein LOC8063750; translated protein: MLRSALRRGGAAARQVAWAGEASPRDFLRMRVAERERARRRRRDPGRDEFFVPTPESLAWLDSVSLPMVLTAAAVALFTKLLMMEHEATDQERRERKIKNSHPDQGKVRMLTREEWEEVQEVRPRTPFESKLARPHARIRTGEPVRLEDVKDWATDVIADSFTRAEETTKQK